One window of Candidatus Nitrospira kreftii genomic DNA carries:
- a CDS encoding 50S ribosomal subunit protein L16, which produces MLAPKKVKFRKMQKGRMTGKAYRGGQITLGEFGLKALEPGWVTSRQIEAARIAITRHVKRGGQVWTRIFPDKPITKKPAETRMGKGKGNPEYWVAVVKPGRILYEMDGVTPETAREAFRLASHKLPIATKLVVRGEFG; this is translated from the coding sequence GTGTTAGCGCCTAAGAAAGTCAAATTCAGAAAAATGCAAAAGGGCCGAATGACGGGGAAGGCCTATCGTGGGGGGCAGATCACTTTGGGTGAATTCGGGTTAAAGGCTTTAGAGCCGGGGTGGGTCACAAGTCGCCAGATTGAAGCAGCGCGTATCGCCATTACTCGGCACGTGAAGCGTGGCGGGCAGGTCTGGACACGTATTTTCCCGGACAAACCTATTACCAAAAAGCCAGCGGAAACTCGAATGGGAAAAGGAAAGGGTAATCCTGAGTACTGGGTGGCTGTTGTGAAGCCTGGTCGGATCCTTTATGAGATGGATGGAGTCACTCCGGAAACTGCTCGAGAGGCGTTTCGGCTTGCGTCTCACAAGTTGCCTATCGCGACAAAGTTGGTTGTTCGTGGTGAGTTTGGCTAA
- a CDS encoding 50S ribosomal protein L29: MALDIKELRNMSVGELAEKEKQLVQELFNLRFQFGTGRLENPMQIRKTKRDIARVKTVLQQGIDRTEEAKG, from the coding sequence ATGGCGTTAGACATAAAAGAACTTCGAAATATGAGTGTGGGCGAGCTTGCCGAGAAGGAAAAGCAGCTTGTGCAGGAGCTATTCAATCTGCGTTTTCAATTCGGTACTGGCCGTCTTGAAAATCCTATGCAGATTCGAAAAACCAAGCGGGATATCGCCCGGGTGAAGACGGTTCTTCAGCAGGGGATTGACCGAACTGAAGAGGCGAAGGGGTAA
- a CDS encoding 30S ribosomal subunit protein S17: MAEVVKRRHWYGDVVSNKMQKTVVVVVSRSVVHPIYKKVLRRVTRLKAHDESGVCKVGDRVKLVQTRPLSKEKNWRVVQVMEKGQPEK; this comes from the coding sequence ATGGCTGAAGTGGTGAAACGCCGCCATTGGTATGGCGATGTTGTCAGTAACAAAATGCAGAAGACAGTTGTCGTGGTGGTATCAAGGTCAGTTGTTCATCCGATCTACAAAAAAGTTCTCAGGCGAGTAACGAGATTGAAAGCTCATGACGAAAGTGGTGTCTGTAAAGTGGGAGATCGGGTCAAGCTTGTCCAGACGAGACCGCTGAGCAAAGAAAAGAATTGGCGTGTCGTGCAGGTTATGGAAAAAGGACAGCCTGAAAAGTAG
- a CDS encoding 50S ribosomal protein L14: protein MIQNYTYMDVADNSGAKQAMCFHVFGGTRRRYASLGDIVVVAVKEAIPQASVKKGDVSRAVIVRTTKEVRREDGSYIKFDRNACVLINKDGEPIGTRIFGPVARELRWKKFMKIISLAPEVL from the coding sequence ATGATTCAGAACTATACATATATGGATGTGGCTGACAATTCTGGGGCCAAACAGGCCATGTGCTTTCATGTCTTTGGAGGCACAAGACGGCGCTATGCATCGTTAGGCGATATTGTGGTAGTGGCTGTCAAAGAGGCTATACCTCAGGCGAGTGTGAAGAAGGGTGACGTGAGTCGAGCTGTCATTGTTCGAACGACAAAAGAAGTTCGACGAGAAGATGGATCGTATATCAAGTTCGATCGGAATGCGTGTGTCCTGATCAATAAAGACGGTGAACCGATTGGAACTCGTATCTTCGGACCTGTTGCCCGGGAGCTTCGCTGGAAGAAATTCATGAAGATTATTTCCCTGGCCCCAGAGGTTTTGTGA